The genomic segment AAGTGTTCAACGGCGACGGCACCCTGGCGCACGGTGCCGTCAGCTCGTGGACCCTGCTCGGTGACGTGCTGACCTTCGAGTACAACCGGCGGGCGGCCGAGGCACTGGGTTTTCCCCGCGTGCACGAACTGCGCCTGGCGCTCGGCCCGCAGGACGTGAGCCGCGTGCGGGACACGCTGCTGGAGATTCTGAACGGCACCTGCTGCCGCGTCGAGACACCGGACGGCATCGTCACGGCTTGACCAGGATCAGGTCGGCCAGTTCCTCGGGCAGGCCCGGCGAGAAGCAGACGTGGCCCATTCCGGGCACGACGTGCAGGTCGGCCTGCGGGATGGCGGCGGCCAGGGCCTCGCCGTGGGCCGGGGCGTAGATCGGGTCCGCGTCGCCGGAGACGATCCTCGCCGGGGCCGTGATCGTGGACAGGGGCACGAGCCGGTCGGGGGTCAGCCACGTGCCGGCCCGCTGGTGGTGACCGGCCGCTTCGGGGTCGACGACCCGGGCCCAGCAGCGTTCGAGCATGGCCCGGGTGGCCGCCTCGTCCAGCGGGCGCTTGTCGCCGTTCATCACCCGGAACAGGGCGACGTCGGTCTCCACCCCGGGCGGGCTGTCCGCCGTCTCGTCCAGGTAGCGCAGGAACGCGGGGGCGGGCGGCGGCAACGGGGTCGGGGACGGCTCGCCGCGCCAGAGCGGCCCGGGGTCGTAGTCCATCGGCGTGCTCGTGATCAGTGTCAGCGACCGGACGCGGGCCGGCGCGTGCACGCCCAGCCACTGCGCGACCATGCCGCCCATCGAGAACCCGGCGATGTGGGCTGTGTCCAGCCCGTACGCGTCCAGCACGGCCAGCGCGTCCGCGGCCAGGCCGGCCAGCCCGTACGGGGATCGGTCGTAGTCGACGAGGCTGGAGCGCCCGGTGTCGCGGGAGTCGTAGCGGATCACCTGCACGCCCCGGCCGACGAGCCGCTCGATCAGCGCGTCGGGGCAGGTCAGGCTCTGCGCGGACGCCCCCATGAGCAGCAGGACGGCGGGCCGGTCGGGGTCGCCGGTCCGCTCGGTCCACAGGCGCAGCGGGCCGGCCGTGACGAAG from the Paractinoplanes abujensis genome contains:
- a CDS encoding alpha/beta fold hydrolase — protein: MTFVTAGPLRLWTERTGDPDRPAVLLLMGASAQSLTCPDALIERLVGRGVQVIRYDSRDTGRSSLVDYDRSPYGLAGLAADALAVLDAYGLDTAHIAGFSMGGMVAQWLGVHAPARVRSLTLITSTPMDYDPGPLWRGEPSPTPLPPPAPAFLRYLDETADSPPGVETDVALFRVMNGDKRPLDEAATRAMLERCWARVVDPEAAGHHQRAGTWLTPDRLVPLSTITAPARIVSGDADPIYAPAHGEALAAAIPQADLHVVPGMGHVCFSPGLPEELADLILVKP